Genomic DNA from Accipiter gentilis chromosome 9, bAccGen1.1, whole genome shotgun sequence:
aatCAGTACTCTGCTTGCGTgagcctgggctgcaggagcagtAAGCTGTGGTCTTCAGGGCTCCCCACTGGTCTCTGCCTCGGCCAGTCCTCTGCGTGTGGGAATGGCCACGGAGAAGTGGAGTGAAGAAGAGAATCTCTTGGCTCTTCTCAAGGTCTCCCTGAAATATCTGCTGACCTCCAGACCTGCACTTCCTTCTCTCCAGTCTGATTAACTGTCACTCAACTCAGAGCTACACCAAGCCTTTGCTTATGTATCACCTCTGACTGCCCAGCTTGCTTTCTGCCCTCTCCCGGATTCTCCTTCTGTCCCTTCCTCAGACCTCTTGGCTACAGCCCTGAACCAAGGTTTTGCTGAGAAGTCTAAAGCCAGTTCTGTTGTGAAAGATATTCTTCAGTAGAGGTACTGGTGTCAAGCAAAGCACCAATACATCTTCCTCTTCCAAGTGACTTTTTTTGTGGCATTTGCGTACAGAGGGCAAAATCAAGGGTTAATGCTCTGTCAGGCTGAGAGCAGTGGATTAAGAGTATATTGTATCTGCAGTTAAACAgatctttctgttcttcctttgttattattattatggttGTTATTACAGTCATTTTTAGGGCATCTACGTGAAGTTCATCCAGAATATAAATGCCTGAAATtgaggaggaaggcagaagaaaacattaagaTTTCCAAGTGGAGATGACCTCTGTTGCTATTTGAGCTCAGACTATTTTTGGCAGGAGCAAAATGAAGAGAAGGCTTGCCTTGGAAAGAAGGCGGTGCAACTGCCAGCCCCTGTAATTAGCTGAAAGGCCCGCAGAGTCTGGGGAGGAGGTCACAGAGCACGTGGCTCCTGCCATGGCACTGCTCAGTCCAGAATAGCGCCTACAGGAATGTGAAGCCTAGCTAAAGCCCAGATATTGCAGCTGATCCCATGCAATGGCCAGAACCCTTCTTCTGGGGTTAATGAGCCTGCTAATGTATAGCATGCACCGTACAGCGCGCACAATGCTACAAAATCTTTGGAGCGGGAAATGCATAATCCTCTGTGTGTGCACAGAGGACTGATTCAGTCCTTGCCAAGTGCTTCCAAGCATGCTTGGAGGTAATAATTATTCAGAGTAAGCTAGAACATTGAAGACCCTGAATTGCAAGCAAACTTCTGAAATATACAATAATGGAATTAATCATTTATATCTTTGCTTAGTGTAattgtagaagaaaaagaattgcagCAGGCAAGATTTGTCTGGCAACCTCTGGGTCAGTGAATCTATTGTATCTCTTTATATGTAAATTCCAGACCTGCCAAAAGcctataaacaaaatattttctgaagataGTTGAAATTGAGAGTAAGGGTTTCTTACaaagacttctgctttttttcaaaaaaaatttttttttattgtctcttgtCATCTAAGGAAGGTAATCAAGgaaacaagacaacaaaaaaagtttgtcaGGATTTTTACTACAAATATTTTTCCTCCATGATACTTAATAGGAAAACTACAATTAATTTTTCCTAAAGCAATGCATTTGTTGATATAGGCTGGGTTAAAGATGTAAAGAGTGAGTATATTACACTCGGGAGTCACACGGTGATAGATATGGGCTTGATATTGGAGACTATAGATTAAAAACTCCTTTCCATGGCAAGATTCCTTACTTGCTGCTTTTCTCAATGgacagcagcacagcagtgtATTTGTACACTCCCTAGAAAAGCTGGATCCAGAGCCAGTTCCTGGCCTGAATTCTGTCTGTTTCTAACCAAGCACAGGTTCTTTACAGAAATGAAAGCCAAGCAAACATGCAGGTAATAGGGAAAGATGCATTTCAGCCTGCTTTACTCAAGGTGCGGAGCTTTATAccagttctgctgcttttttcaatttctttttgtcTCCATCCCTGTTTAAGCAGCGGGGAAGTTCAGTTTCTCAAGAGCAGCTTTGACTTGTGGGGTCTCTCAGTTCTTTGTTACCTTACGGAGTTACACAAACTGGAAAACTCTCTGGGACTTTAAAATAATGGTGTGTGCTTCTTGAGAGGCATTTCCCATCACTTCTGTATTGgatttcagaagcattttaggTAACCATTCTATTTCTCACGGGTGCCATTGTGGGTATTTTATTTCCATGTGCATGGATTTGTTTCACAGGTCTGTTTTTGATGTTTGAATAAgacagctttgggggggggggggggggggaacccgaCCCTTTTACAGGAGAGAAGATGCAAAAGTAAGCGTAACAATCTAGACAACTAAGATGTTTCCTCTGTAGAATCTCACAGCTTTAAATTTTCTGTGTGTCAGTGTTTTTTAAACTGCACAGGCCATGGCATGGATTGGCATAGATTTTGGTAATAGTCTTCATTCACTCACTTCAAAACATGTCTTTAAAaccttcaacatttttttctggtcttcacAACTTTGCTGTGATATCTGACGGGGATGCCAGATGGCCCAAAAAGATAAACATCAAACAAGTAAAGCGTCCCTGCATCCAGCCCTTTGATGGTCTCTGTGGTGACAGCTCGCTGGAGATTTATATCATAGAAATACTTGCACAGCACTTTCTCTGACTTGTGCCGAGATTCAGGTCCAGAGCATCTGTCTGCACTCTGCAGTTCCACCCAGACCTGGTCATCTTCAATCCTTTTCTTGTATACACAGTACTTGCTCTCCTCTTGTGTTCCAAGCCAGGCAATGGTGACAGAGTTGCAGGTCCTCAGTTTACTGAAGGACTTGATTTTTAAGCTCTCTGGAAGAAGTGGGAATAAGGGCTTGTGGAAATGGGAGGACACCTGTACTTTCACAGAAGAGTTAGATTCCTCTGTGGATCTCAGCTGCACCAAATATGTGTCCAGCAGCTTTCCCTTCAGTGAGAAATACCTCAGCCCTGAGATGTTTTCCGATGCCACTGTTCTACCATTCTTTATTATGTGAACTCGTACTTGGCCATGACACAACTGAAAGGTGAATTGTATTTTCTTGTGCCTTGCCTGGTACTGCAGACTGTAGAATTTCTGTTTTTTCCCATCCAGGACAACCTGAATCACTTTCCCATCTTTCAGCTCCATCACCTTAGGCTCAGGTTCTTCCAAGGTTCTTGCAAATGTTCCGGTGTAAGCAGCGCTGGCATTTGTGAGGAGATTGACAACAAAAACATCAAAGTAATACTGAGTGCTGGGACCGAGATTGGGCACTGTGTAAGTGTTCTTAGTGCCCATGCATATCTGCCTGACTTCCCCACTACTCACTTTGTTGATGATGCTCAATTCACTGTTGGACAATATCATCACCTGCTGCGGTTCAAGAAGGTACGGAGAGAGAGACAAAGCTAATGTAGGTGGCAGTTTCATTCCAGAGGATCTGATTGCTGTCTCAGCAGCACATAAGCTCTTATAGTTGTGCTTTTCATTAACTAGAAGACAGTACTGGATGTTTTCTCTATGTTGCAAGACAGAGGGACTGTGTTTCCAGGTCAGAGTCACTGTTGTATGCCCAATGCCAATAACATCTATGCGTGGATCCATTGGAAGTTCTGGATAGAGGTGCCCAGATGTTGTGTCAGTTGTTAAGTACACAGTAATGTGTGTGTCTCTCTCAGTGGACAAGAACTCCAGCATGTAAAGGGCAGAATGAGAAGACATGCCCATGTAAGTCTCCACAGAATTTCCCTTATAGTTAAAAATGGTGGACACCATGCTTGGAGACTTCTGAGATTTTGAGACCTCTTGTGTATCATGATCACCTGCAGGCAAAAAGCAGACTTGTGTTTTACTTCACATCTCTTAAAACAAAAGCTACATTGCACAGGTTTTATTTGTATGTCAGCGAACatcatattttcttcctgaaaacaatAATTATAACTAAATACTTTTTGCTACTggtaatttattaaaataaattttgagcaGCTTTTATTTTAGCAGTGCAGTTGTagaactgtgtttttaaaaaggctaTAATTATAAAACCACAACTTGCAAAAGCTTGACTTGTATTGTGCCTGATGTCCCTACAACTTTCTCCTTCCAGTGGCTGTCTCTTTGGGTACTTTACTTCAAGGAGACTCATACTTTCTATGAAAAGAGTTTTCTTTGGTTTAGTTTTGTGTCATTGTTTTCTATGAAGAGGGAAAATTTATCACTTCAAAGGAACATTTTTTGGACTCCTCAGTCCGGTGTACCTGCCTAACAGGTAAGAACTTAATGGCAGCTTTCAGATTTTagtttgaaaaattaattcaaaattatgAGGAAGAATGGAATTTCCTTTTAGGCTAAAGGCAGCATAATACCCACTGCCATGGTAGATggtattcctagaaaaataaACAGCTAAATCTTTTCCACATCACTGTGGGGAGCAAAATGACTGGTTCAAGTGGCCTAAGCCACAGAAAAAGAGCTGAGGCAGCAAAGGGAAGTTTGGGCCAGTACAAACAGCTTATGAAGCTGGTCTGTGTTTGTGGAGCCCTGAAGACCCAGGGTTGTTCCCAAATATTAACCTTAGGTTTAGACTTTTTTGCACGTAATCCTTAATTTACTTGGAGTTGATGGCAAAATCCCAGGGGCTCCCATGTTTCACCCATGGAGACAGGGATGTCCTCTTTGGCCCATGGCAGTTTACAAGAGAGGGAACCATGTGATGTTTAAGCTTGTGAGGAATTTCCTGTAACACAACTCCTTATAAGTAACTTATGCTTTCTTTGTCTCTGCTTAGGCAGACAGAAGGTCTTACCTCGTGCTGCTTTTCCAAGGAAACTTGCCGAAGCTTTGTGCACGAGTATGCTCCATTCAATGGGAACATCACAGGGCGTCACTGTTACGGTGAAAGGTGCAagggctctgccttcctccatAACAAAGTAGTACCTGTAAATGCGGattaaaaacagagagaaagtgTCAGGAAATTCAAGTCTGCCTGATCCCCCTTGCAATCAGCCATTCTGATGTGGGTCACTCCATTGTAGGTAGAAATTACTGTTGCCCTTTGAGGCACATCAACACAAGGGGATGGTGAATGTCTGAAATCTTCAGCTGTGGGAAGAATACttactgtgtttcttcttttttttttccccccaatctaCAGGTATTTGCTGGAAATTTAATCTGCTTACCATAGGCAATATCTCTCCCACTGAATTTTAACACACTTCAGATGAATATCATATCTCGGCACTTACCTAGTTATTTTGGATGATGGATGTGATTAAATTGACTGCCTTCTAGATACCCACCCATTGGCTAACTCTGGGGAATTTGGTGTGCCTTTTCCCAGGATTTCCTGACAGGAGTTCAGTGAAAGCTCTTGGAGCCTATCCTCCCTCATATGTGCTTGCATATCTAGGTCTTCCTGAGCATCAGATAAAGTGAATGTAATGGAATGGTTTTAGCCAGTCATGAACATTATCAGATGTCGATGGCAGTTTCATCCAGGCCAGTTCTAGCTTACTTGCCTTCATGACAGAGGCTGCAGTGTGTGAGCAGTACAAAGTGCCATCAGTCTAATTGGTCAGGTTTTGATTCCTGCTTAAAAAAGCCCAGCCTCCTATATCGCTCCTTTGgacttctgtttatttctgttgttttggtgTATACGGACTGTATACAGCCACAGAAATGTGTGGACTTGGGCCACTTGCTCTGCAGTTAAATTAAGAcaattcaaggattttttttttgtttattagtGAGACAAGCCTAGTCATTATGGATAGATCACGTCAGCCTAGAGGTCTGGCTTACTTTCAGGATATGGCTACTGGGCCAGAGTCAGGCTTCACTGGAAACAGTTCCACATTCTTGAGTGTTTTACTTTAAGCCAAAACTTGTCATCTCTTGGTTTCCTGTTTGGATGACTCTGGGGTTCATAAGGTCCTCACCTGATCGTGCTTAACTGAAGGGTATTTTGCTTCCTAATTGCAATCTTAATGTTATGTCACAAGAGTATAGCAAAACTCACTTCTCTCTTGAGATTTCAATACCCATTTGCCTTTAACAAGGAGAGCTCCTATTTTGCTCTTGTGAGCATTGTCACGTTATACAACATGTGCTGTGTTCCAGTTTCTGTACAATGCATATCAAGACTGAACCATCTGGCTCATTCTCTGCTCCATGACCACTCTGCTTGGGTGTATGTCAAAATCGGTATGTGTTGGTCACTGTCCAAAGTGGAGTCTGATAAAACCACTTGAAGTGTGTCTCTTCCCAAACAAGCAGCTCAATCTTTGCTACCCAAGATGCAGTGCCAGCTGTAATATCTAGATCACATACATATCTAGATACGGCAGAAAACTTTGCAGATATTTTGGGTAAATGAAGAATCTGTGGAATTTCCATATGTAAAGCACTTTTGATCTTACCAAGCTTTAGTGCCATTCAACAAAAACACTTCCAGCATGCAGAACACTGGCAGAAGTTTTTCTGATAAGATAAGAAGTCTGTGCAGATAGTCTATTGATTTGGGGGATAGTTAATTTGCTAGGTAAAATTCTTGTATCTTACAGTGAATGTGGGACAGCTGATATGTCTCTGAAGGCAGGCTGTTTGTAACATAACTGTTTGCTGTTGGAGCCCACCCGTTCTGTATTGGCTTTGCTGCTCCTTTGAACACCCCAGAAAGCTGTCTGAAATGTGTACGTGAATCTAAGCTTCATCTCAGAGGGTCATCCAGACTCTGGGCAGTGGAATCACACTTGAGCTTGACAGCAATGGGGTATTTCTTTGGAAATTCGGTGGACCCTGATAGAGCTCTGCAGGTGCATAGCAATTCTTGGCTTGTACTGGTAGCATGCGGCTACCAGTGTCATAGGGAAGTATCTGAGAACAGGAGTGACTGATTTGCTCTTACCTTTTAGGTATATCCTTCAGCAGGTGAACTGTAGTTTCCTTACCATCAGCAAGTATCAGGGAGTGGTAGAAATTGAAGAGATCGGTCTTGAAGCTCTGTTGGGAACTGGTGGTGGGTGCTTTTATGGAATGACACAAGCAAGCTGCCATGAGAAGATGAAGAGGCAGGTAAAACCAGAACCAGGACATCTTCAGTACTGCAAAATGAGATGACAGAAGTAGGGGAGAAAATAGTCAGTGACCTTCTCTGTGCCTTTCCTGCTATTTATCATAATCACGGCAAGCCAGGCTCAAACAGTGCCAGTCTCCACTTTGCTAAATTGCTTGAAgtccacagaaaaatatttctcagaagaTCTCTCTGCAAGATTTAATGGCAGAAGCTGCCATGATGTCTTTTATTATAGAAAAATACAGTCAATGTAGCCCAGGTGCAAAATCACAAGACAgttataaaaaacccccaactttcaCTGCTGACAAAAATGAGTggagaattaaatttaaaatatttttcctagttTATAGGGTTCGTTTGCTAAATTTCAAGGCTGGGTTATTTGTAATGCAATGTCACTTTCAAACTCGCAGGAGGTCACTATATCCCAAACACTGCTTCTGCCATTCTGCCAGAgatcatttaatttttatttcaccCATTGTGACTTTAGGTATGTGTAGAGAAGAGGCTAGAGTAAGTTATTCAGACTAGTGTAAGATACTCTTTGATGAAAAGTGGAGAAACCTGGATAAAAATGCCTGAATTGATACTTAGAAGACTTTTAGCTCTTTGTGAATCTCATTTGGAGGAAAGCTTTATTACTGTAGGGCAGCTAGATAAATAATTCTGAGATTTTTGTGTTGCCCGTGCCTTTTACACCTGCATCGCTTCCAGCCCATCTCTGCATTTGCTCGTCACTGGAACTTGTAATGGCTCTATTGTGTTCACTTTGATAAGAGATTTCAAAAATCGTGCATGCCCCCCTCTTTTGCCAGCAGACTTTATTATCAGCTTTGAATCTATGAAACAGATGTACACAAACAGTCCCAAAAATCATctctgaaaatgctgattttatttaGACTGTGCTGTGTGCATTGCACAGAGCTGTGCAGATAGGAGGGTCCAGTTAGGACAAGAAATTTTGACAGTACACTGCTATGTGAAGTTGTAGATTATCCTTACAACTTTTGTGTCTGCTATATCCAGTTTCAGAAAAAGAGGAAGTGCAAAAGTGGAAAGGGcataaaagggagaagaaagaagggcaTAGACCTTTAATACAGGTGCCAGCTGTAGCTCAGGGATTTGGAAAGCAGAGGGAGCTCTGTGAGCAAGATccctttttttgaggaaaaagtaGCTTATTGCATTTTACAAGCAGCAAGGAATAAAGATCCTGCTTAAATCTGATTATTCGCTAATGATAGAAGAGAACATAAAAGACAAAGGCTCCATCCTTTAACTTTTACTCATTTCTGAGATCAACCCTTTCTTCATGGTGCCTGCAAATGTGCAGAAGATCTTAGGCAGTCAAAATATCTACAGTTCAGCGGACCTGCTGTCCGTTACAATTACAGTGACTTTATAAAAGGACCAGTTCCTTTATAAATCCATTTCAAACATGCACATTTAAACATAGTATTGAATACATCTCTAGATTTTTAGGTACAAAATTTGTTTTCACCTGGGATTCCCAAAATAACGCACATCTTTACTATCAGTGAGATTATTATTGAAATTATCACTGAATGTCATATGAATGTCCTACTTAGCATCCTAATAAAGTTAGGATGTTCTCTTCctctttgtaatatttttaacacCTAGCTGAATGCAAGATTAAACAATGATCTGAACAAGTTGAAAGAATAGTGAAGATTATTAGATCAATTCCACTTTTAATGTTCTTATAACAGAGCTTTCCTTATGACTCTGAGTCACTTCTTTACCGCTTTGTTATTCTTGTAGTCTAACTATAGCTTACAGATTCAACACATaaccccaaatattttattttacctttgacAGTGGAATCTGAGTTGCTCTGTGCTTcagagaggattaaaaaaaaataattctttctgctGCTTACATGACAGGATCTTGCAAACCACACTGATACCACAGCAGCTCAGCTTTTCTTgtccaggaaaacaaacaaaccaagcaaCCAACCAACCTATAATCAGCTTATCCCAAAGAGAACATCATCCTAAAGGCTGATTTCGCTCAATTACACAAACAGTATACTCTCAGACTCTTGGAAATACGTTACACAAGAAATACTCTGCTTACCTATTGTGTTCCTGGCCAAATGATCCCCAGACCGCTCGCTTTCTTTGCcgaaaaagcataaaataaaacaacatagACTTTCAGATCTCTGTAGACAGATGAAAACCAAAACTGTGCAaccagtttaacaggacagaactGATTTTTCCATATGGCTTCTGAACAGACATAGTAACTAAAATGCTTGCAgtctttcaagaaaagaaaaaagccagagaGTTTTGGTATTTTCTTAAATTGGGTGTTTTCAAACGTTATTTTAAACTTGCATAATTTTGAAATCTTCAAAGTCCCGATTGTTGCTCCTTCAGTTCTAGAGTTCCTTCTGGAGGGCTGCGAAGCACGTTTGTGTGCGCTGCCTCCAGCCAGCAGGACTTTATTCCTGCACAGAGTGTCAGCCAGACTGTTAGAGCAGTCTAATCCCAGCGGTGGCTGGCCGGAGAGCAGGTCTTTGACAGAAATGcacagagaggaggagggggtgagATGGAGAGAACAAACACTATTAACCCTTGTTAGCCCTTAATATAAGCCAGCCAGGGGTGCACCAATCTTCTCCAAAAAACTAGTTTGGCATTGGCAGCTTCACGGCCCTTCCACGGAGCACGCAATCTCCTTGCCCGCAGCGCTGCAGGAGTTTCAGATAATTTCAGGTGTACcatctttctgctgtgttttttatgGCCCAACAGGTGCTGACTGGCTCACAGAAGGGAACGCAGAAAAGCTGTAAGGGAGGgaatgctttgcattttttaagcAGACTGGAATTAGCAATCCTTTGAAGACTGTCAGGAATCTACTGAATAGAGCCGAGCAGATTTCTTGGCTTGCAGAGGCTGCGCAAGAAAGAAACTCCAAAAGCGTATGGGTTGGGGGAGTATTTCTGGTGTGAGAGTATTGTGGCTGAGGGAGAAGGCAGGAAAAGGGTGCATGGGAAACGGCTCACAGCAAGTGCAAACAATTGCTTCTGCAGTCAGGGCTACAAAGCAGTTGTAGCAAAGCCATGGTCCTGAAAAGGCCTGCTCCTGCTGAGCAAAGGCTGGGTATGGCCAGGATTCGTGTGCTGCTTGTACTTCTTGGCCTCTTGGCCTGAGATGGCAGGAAAGGGGCCCTGGGGTTGTCCCTGGGGgggaaggggtgtgtgtgtgtgtgtgtgtgtactcaGCTTCTTCAAGTCTGCTCAGAAATGCAAGTCCCAGAAACCCACATGAGCTTCTAGGCAGGCACTTTGCAGGCAGCGAAGACAGAGTATAGCAGGGAGGCTAggcctcatttatttattttaaaataaagtctctTGTTCCGTGTTTGAAGCGAGTGACTCGCAGTAACCTTTTGCCATTGTCCTCCTGGATTTGGAGATGTATTACTTAAGCCTTCCCAAGACTAAAAGTTTGCTAAGAAGAGGGGCAGGTGAGGGAGAAATAGAAAGAGACTTCAACAGATTCTGCATAGCAGATCCCTATGAAAACATAAATTTGCTTATCAACTGATataatggaaagaaatatttgcaGTATATTTACTCTCACTGCAGAAGAGGGCAGAAATAATTATGTTCATCAAAGGTTTGCTAAaaatttatttgcagaaaaattttactgagcttttaaaaagggaatagTGTGGGGGAGTCTTGATACAGGCAGTGTATGATCAGAGTATTGGCACTGTTGAGCTAGAAAAGGACAAAGCAAGGTATATGCTAGACAACTAGCAAAAGTAGAGTAGATAGCAAATAGGATCTTTCAGACAAATTGTCATTCTGGTGTGAAATCTAGAACAGGTAATGTCTGGGTAACACACATGGGAACTAATGAAAATACGAGCACCTAGCCAGAAGCAAACCATTCCCCCAGTGAAAGAGAAGCATGAGAAAAAGGTGCTGCAAAGTCCTGTAAGTTCCCAGAGCAGGCCTGGAAGAGGGAAATGTAGTTCAGATGAGGTGCATTAAAAAATGTGCACTGAAAACAGGCCATGAGAGAAAAGATATTGGCCATAATATAAGTGTAGGGACTACAGTGTGGTTTTGCTGAGATTTGGAGGGACTCATGGGTGGAAGTACGCAGGGAGAATTGTAAGGAAGTAACTAGTGTTGTTAAATAGGGAGATCTTCAGGTAGGGCTCAGGAGCAGACATCACTCCTGTCTGGTAAACTCCCTAGTCAATGCAGATACAGTAGGCATGTTTGTTATAGAAGGGATGGACTCGCTGTTTAATTCTCCCCAAACCTCCCCGCTGCCATCAAGACAAGCCATTACCCAGGGCACAATTCACCTTCCAgagaagtcagtgggagtcttCCCATGGGCCGTCATTTCAGCTGTGTTAAGCCAAATGCTTGAAGGAGTACTGTGTCTCCCACTGAATAATACGAGCAAGGATGTCAGGTGAAAGAGGCTGACAAGATGGTGTAAGTATGGAAGTAGTCCAGTTCCTCTCACAGCGATTTCTCACATGCTTCCCATGTGTGTGCTTACATGCTTTGCTGAAGCAGGATGCATGTTTGCAGATTTAGAGGTTCACTGAAGCAGTATCGAAGGGAAAAACAGTATTGTCTATGGAGAAAATTATGAGCTACGTTCATGACTTGTACAGCTTGACTGGACGCAGTCGAGTTACAACAGGGATAAATCAAACCCTTGATTTGGCATAAAATTGATACAACAGACTTCTCGCTAGAAAAATGTAGTCTGTTATGAGCTGGGTCTGCTGTACCGCAGAGCTGAGTCAGTGACTTCAGGAGAGCTGTTCAAGAGATCCTACTTCTGTCCCAACCCTGCTGGCCATCAACACCTTTCACAAATGTAAGAGATGACCACCTTTGATAACAGAGACTCAATTTCTACCCTGTTATGTAGTAGCTCTGCTAAAAGATCTGTAATGCTAAAAACAAAGCAGCTCTGTTGAAATTGGAGCACAGAGTCAGACCTTCAGGGATCTTGCTTGAAGCTCTCCAAGATGCTTCAGATACATATCTCCAGGAACTGCAGTCCCAATTTCTGTATTCGGGTGCGAAGCCAGGGGAGTGTCCCACAGTCCTGACAGAGCTATTGAGGGCACACTGTCCCACagcactccctgcctgcagcatttGGTTGCTCTTTCACAGCATCCCCTTCCAAAGGATGCTTGGAGAGCTGTGCAGCATGCCCAAGCCCGCTC
This window encodes:
- the LOC126042507 gene encoding protein NDNF-like encodes the protein MSWFWFYLPLHLLMAACLCHSIKAPTTSSQQSFKTDLFNFYHSLILADGKETTVHLLKDIPKRYYFVMEEGRALAPFTVTVTPCDVPIEWSILVHKASASFLGKAARGDHDTQEVSKSQKSPSMVSTIFNYKGNSVETYMGMSSHSALYMLEFLSTERDTHITVYLTTDTTSGHLYPELPMDPRIDVIGIGHTTVTLTWKHSPSVLQHRENIQYCLLVNEKHNYKSLCAAETAIRSSGMKLPPTLALSLSPYLLEPQQVMILSNSELSIINKVSSGEVRQICMGTKNTYTVPNLGPSTQYYFDVFVVNLLTNASAAYTGTFARTLEEPEPKVMELKDGKVIQVVLDGKKQKFYSLQYQARHKKIQFTFQLCHGQVRVHIIKNGRTVASENISGLRYFSLKGKLLDTYLVQLRSTEESNSSVKVQVSSHFHKPLFPLLPESLKIKSFSKLRTCNSVTIAWLGTQEESKYCVYKKRIEDDQVWVELQSADRCSGPESRHKSEKVLCKYFYDINLQRAVTTETIKGLDAGTLYLFDVYLFGPSGIPVRYHSKVVKTRKKC